The Brumimicrobium sp. genomic interval TTTATCCGTTTCGAGCGAAGGGACATTTTTTTGTCCTTTCGTTTGAAAAAAATTAATTTATGCCCTCAAAAAGTTGCATTTATTAGTTGAATTCAAGTTGTTATAAAAACGATACAGTTCTTTTGTATTAAAAAGTCGAATATCAGTATGTCCATCATCAAATTGTAAACGGCAATCAGTTTTTTCAAAAGGAGAAGATAATGTATAGGATGAATCTAACCTAAAATCTATCGTTTTTGTGGGTTTTTTATCATTTTTGGATGATTTTAGATGATTTTTACTTAAAACTTGTGGATTTTTTGTGAAAATCCCCACATTTGGAATAATTTCTACCCAACCTTGAGCTTGCAATTCTTGAAAAGCCGCAACAACCGTTTTCCGATGGACTTTAAGTTCCTGACTAATTACACGTGTTCCTGGAAGTTTCGTATCAACAACTATTAACCCCCTTTGAACAGCTTGAATAAATTGATACGCTATTTGAAGAAAAATGGCTTCCGATTTTCGGCGATCTATTCGTATAAATTCGTTGAAAGGAACAAACATGTATTCTCTAAAATTTGATGCTAAGTTAATAATTGCTGAAGTATATTTAAATAAATTTTGTTTGTAGTCAGTCCTCGATACAATTTTTCGAAGAAAAATCACTCGGCCTGACAACATAGTCTCTGTAACACACCTATTTTAACAATGTGATAATAATAATTTAACATTTCTTAAATATTAGCTAGCTCATACAGCTGTATATTTGTACCTTTAAAACTAATAACTATTGAATTTAAACAGAATTCATAGCCTTTTTTTAAGCACTTGCTTGAGCATCGTATGGATGACTCTTATAGTTGGAATTAGTTATAGCCAATCTCAGTTACCTAGTTATCAAATTGATGACAAAGAAAATCCATTAATGTATTCACTACCTAGTAATGCTGATACTATAAATCCCTTTGAATTACTAGCTCCTATTCAAGCTATAGACAATGATACGAACCAACTGGATTGTTCACTTGAAGAATTAAAAGAGGAACAAATAAGAGAGGAAAACTATCAATTTAAAATAGATGATATTCTTAATGCAGGAATGACATACTTAGGTAAGCCATACAGATATCCGTTAAAAAATGGCCAAATCTTAGATTGTTCTGGATTATTGTATCAGATTCATGGAGAGTTTAACGTTCAACTTCCAAGAACATCTCGGGATATGGCACAATATGTTCAGATTATTCCAACTGAAGAAGCTAAAGAAGGAGATTTAATGTTTTTTAAAGGAAGAAAAGGTGATAGAATTGGACACGTCTCTATGATTGTTTGTGTTGAAAACGATACAATTACCATGCTTCACAGTAGTTCTAGCAGAGGAGTAATCGTTGAAAAATTTAATGAAAACACTTATTTTAAAAAACGATTCGTTTCCATCGGACGAATTCCTGCTGATTTGTATGTTCAAACACCTGTTTCTGTAGAAGAAAAAGAGGAAGACTACAGATAATCACATCTATTTCAAGATCATCCTCAACCCTATATTTTCTTTTATTGATTGGAGAAAAGTCCAAAAATATATGTTAATATTACCGGACTATCGTAAATATAATTACCGGACCACCTAAGTTGATTTAAAACAAACCATCTTTGCGGTAATTAAAATTTAGTTTCTATGAAAAAACATATATTATTCTCAATTACAATAGTCTTCTTAGCCTTTATTACCAATGCACAAGAACCTCAAGATACTACACAATTAGAAGAAATTACTATTCATGGAAATCGTATTACTACTCCTATAAAAGAAGCAACTAATGATATACAGATTCTAACTAGTGAGCAAATCAAGCAACTACCCGTACAAACAATTAATGAGCTTTTAGCATTTGTTGGAGGGGTAGATATTCGCCAGCGAGGACCTTTTGGAACACAGGCTGATATTAGTCTAGACGGAGGTACATTTGAAGAAACGCTCATTTTATTAAATGGAATTAAATTAATTAATTCACAAACAGCTCATAATATGTTAAACCTACCGATACCCCTGGAGGCTATCGATAGAATTGAAATAATTCGTGGTGCCGCTTCTCGTATATATGGTATTAATGCGATTACAGGTGTTGTTAACATAATTACAAAATCTTCTGAAAAATCCTTCGTAGAAACTAATATCTATGCTGGTTCTGGTTTCCAAAATCAAGATCCTGCTGAAGGAAAAGGAATGTATGTAGGTGGGGGTGTTGAAGTAACCGGAAACGTTGGAACTGAAAAACAACAACATTTATTTTCTGTTGGACAAACAATGACGAATGGACAACGCTATAATAGCGCCGGACAACAAACACAGCTTTTCTATCTCGGAAATGTAAATTTTAACAGCAAACACTCTCTACAACTATTAGGTGGATATAATCACAATAGCTTTGGTGCCAATGGTTATTATGCTGCTCCGGGAGATATCAATTCCATGGAAATTGTGGAAACAGCTTTAGTTAGTTTATCTTCCAAACACCAGTTTGGAAAATTTACTCTCTCCCCTCGAATCAGTAATCGCTACGATGAAGATGATTACCGTTATATAAAAGATAAACCAACTATCGGACGTTCTAAGCACTATACAAATGCATTAATGGTTGAAGCAAACGGAAGCTTAAAAATAAAGATTGGGGAATTTGGTTTAGGTTGGGAATCTCGTTTTGAAATGATTAACAGTACCAATATTGGAACACATGACCGTAACAATCATGGAATTTATGTAGAATATAAAGGTGTTTTTTGGAATAAGCTTTATGCGAATACTGGAGTGTATGTAAATTACAACTCAAGTTTCGGATGGCAAGTCTACCCTGGAGTTGATCTAGCTTATCGTTTTCTACCTCATTGGAAAATTATTGCAAATGCTGGTTCGGGTCAACGAATTCCTTCTTTTACTGATTTATACCTAAACCAACTCCCTGGAAATATTGGAAATCCTTTATTAATGCCAGAAAACGCATGGAATTTTGGAGGTCATATTCAATATGCTACACAAAAAATTACAGCTGAAATCGGTTATTTCTACAGAGACATTACAAGTTTTATAGATTGGGTAAGAGATTCTATCACTCAACCTTATTCTCCTATAAATTATGGTCACATGAATATTCATGGTGTGTTTGCAAGAATACAACAAAGTTTTGTTATTAAAAATGATCACAAATTGGGATATTTTATTCGCTATAACTACTTACAACCAAGTCAGCGTTCTTTGAATGGAAAAATATCAAAATATGTATTAGAATCACTTAAACATCAACTGATGGCAGGTGTTCATTATAGCTACAAATTTTTCTCTCTACAGGTAACAAATCGTTGGATAGAACGCGAATTGAATACACCATATAACGTATTAGATGCCCGAGTTGCCTTCCAAATTAAGAGCTTCCAAATTTACGCGGATGCAAGTAATTTATTAAACTCAAATTACATCGAAGCGGGGGCTGTACCAATGCCTACCAGATGGTTTAAACTAGGGTTGAAATATAGATGGAAATAGGTATAAGTTACCCTAATATTTATTAAATCTTTTCCCTCATTTTAACAAATTAGTTGAATCATTCAAGATTTTTTATAAAATTTTTCAATAGCTTAGCTGTAATTAAATATTAGGTTTTGCACACTATAATAGCTTATGAGAATACTACTTATACTTACATTCCTACTATTTTCTTCATGTCTATATTCACAAGAAGAACATCTTGCGTTACAAAATGAACGTATCTATCAACTAGGAGGTTATTATGGAAATGGGTATACTCCTTGGATAAAAGAAGCAAATCCAATGTATTATTTAGGAATACGCGCTCATCTTCCTTATAAGAAACATAGATTTAGAAGAAGTGAGGTTTATTTACAATTTAGTGGGATTTTCAGCTCTAATAAATCGAGCATAAATGAAAACCCAAGTTCTTACAATAATGTTCGTCAAACTATCAGGAAAGATCAATCTGTTTTTGCAGATATTGGTACAAAAATTCAATTTAAAGCAGTTAATTATTATCGATTTAGGTTTTATGTATCGCCATTTATAGGAGCAGGATGGGTTTTATATACAGGAGCATCTATTACAAAGCATATTTATAATGATCCACATTCATCCGAAAGTTTTTAAAAATCTTGATAATTCCTTCTATATCTTAGTAAAATCGTCATTATATCGGGTTTTATTGAGAAAATAAGTCATATTGATCAAATATTTTAGGAGGTTTATCTCTTTTAATTTTCTTAGCGCCTTCAGAAATTGAGTCACACACATAATTCAAGGAGAGATAAAAAGGTAAACAAATTCTGATTTTTTCGACAAAATTAGAGAATGACTGTACTTTCTTTTTTGTGGTTCTACGAATCAATTCAAGTATAAGATATGAAATTAGAGCAATGTAAATTTGTGATTTTACAGCATTTTCACTCGTTCCAATAAATGTCTTTAATTGTAGATTTTGTTTAATTGCTTTGAAAAAGAGTTCAATATCCCATCGTTTCTTATACAAATCAGCGATTGTCCTAGCTTTCCATTCTAATTGATTTGTTATAATTTCAATTACTTTGTTTTCATCTGGTTTGTAAACATGTACTAATCTCAAATAATGCTGGTCGATACCACAATCTTTCGATTTCTGACCAGAAAGTTTGATAATTTCATCTTTTAAGATATCTTGATCATCGACTTCGGGTAATTCTATTTCTTGAATGGTTTCATAAACAGTGTTGTTTTTTATTCTTGTAACAAAAACATTTTCTGCTTGTATTCGATTTAACATTAATTGAAAATCAAAATAGCCTCTGTCCTCAACGATTATGGTGTTTTTTGGAAAAATAAGTTGAGATAAACCATAGCGATCATGCATTTTGGCTTCAGTTATATTTATCATATCAGGAATCATTAAATAATCATCCCAACAAGTGTGGATTTTAATTCCTCCTTTAGCTGTCCGAAATTTTGCCCAATCAAACATCGATAAACAGAGGCTAATTGTGGTGCTATCAATGAGTTTAATTTTTTGGTCTTTAATTTCCTCAATGATTTTGCTTTGATGTTTAGTTGCTAAAATGCGTTCATAGTGTTTTAAGAGTCTAAAATATAGCGTTTCATAGATTTTCCAATTCCGCTTTTTATTACCGTCGCTCATTGTTGAACGTGCAGGACTTTGTAATAAGCCTAAGTCCTTAATATACGTCTCATTCACACCTAAACCAATAGAAATATCGCTTAATGTTAAACATTTATTCAGCTGTCCGAAAGTCATTGCCACAAACTGGTCGTAAGTTTTATATTTACTACAGCCTTTGTCACCTTGAAACTGTTTGGAGCAAGCCTCCAACATCCAACGAGGTACGAAATCTATTATTTGGCGAATTAAAGGTTTGTTATTATTTTTGCATCGTCTGAAAAGTCCCATAAAATTTGTTTTTTAGTCGAAACCAAAAATAAAGGATTTTTCAGACATTTTTTTAAATTTCAAACTTTCGGATAGTTGTGATAATGATCCTTCAAATAATTCAAGTGATTATTATGTTGAAAAAAAGAATTATAATTTTTACAGCCAAATTGGCGGAAGTGGGTTTACATTCAATTTTGGATTGAGTTTAGACCATGAATTTCGGCTTTCTGAAAA includes:
- a CDS encoding GntR family transcriptional regulator — protein: MFVPFNEFIRIDRRKSEAIFLQIAYQFIQAVQRGLIVVDTKLPGTRVISQELKVHRKTVVAAFQELQAQGWVEIIPNVGIFTKNPQVLSKNHLKSSKNDKKPTKTIDFRLDSSYTLSSPFEKTDCRLQFDDGHTDIRLFNTKELYRFYNNLNSTNKCNFLRA
- a CDS encoding C40 family peptidase → MTLIVGISYSQSQLPSYQIDDKENPLMYSLPSNADTINPFELLAPIQAIDNDTNQLDCSLEELKEEQIREENYQFKIDDILNAGMTYLGKPYRYPLKNGQILDCSGLLYQIHGEFNVQLPRTSRDMAQYVQIIPTEEAKEGDLMFFKGRKGDRIGHVSMIVCVENDTITMLHSSSSRGVIVEKFNENTYFKKRFVSIGRIPADLYVQTPVSVEEKEEDYR
- a CDS encoding TonB-dependent receptor gives rise to the protein MTNGQRYNSAGQQTQLFYLGNVNFNSKHSLQLLGGYNHNSFGANGYYAAPGDINSMEIVETALVSLSSKHQFGKFTLSPRISNRYDEDDYRYIKDKPTIGRSKHYTNALMVEANGSLKIKIGEFGLGWESRFEMINSTNIGTHDRNNHGIYVEYKGVFWNKLYANTGVYVNYNSSFGWQVYPGVDLAYRFLPHWKIIANAGSGQRIPSFTDLYLNQLPGNIGNPLLMPENAWNFGGHIQYATQKITAEIGYFYRDITSFIDWVRDSITQPYSPINYGHMNIHGVFARIQQSFVIKNDHKLGYFIRYNYLQPSQRSLNGKISKYVLESLKHQLMAGVHYSYKFFSLQVTNRWIERELNTPYNVLDARVAFQIKSFQIYADASNLLNSNYIEAGAVPMPTRWFKLGLKYRWK
- a CDS encoding IS4 family transposase, which gives rise to MGLFRRCKNNNKPLIRQIIDFVPRWMLEACSKQFQGDKGCSKYKTYDQFVAMTFGQLNKCLTLSDISIGLGVNETYIKDLGLLQSPARSTMSDGNKKRNWKIYETLYFRLLKHYERILATKHQSKIIEEIKDQKIKLIDSTTISLCLSMFDWAKFRTAKGGIKIHTCWDDYLMIPDMINITEAKMHDRYGLSQLIFPKNTIIVEDRGYFDFQLMLNRIQAENVFVTRIKNNTVYETIQEIELPEVDDQDILKDEIIKLSGQKSKDCGIDQHYLRLVHVYKPDENKVIEIITNQLEWKARTIADLYKKRWDIELFFKAIKQNLQLKTFIGTSENAVKSQIYIALISYLILELIRRTTKKKVQSFSNFVEKIRICLPFYLSLNYVCDSISEGAKKIKRDKPPKIFDQYDLFSQ